In Procambarus clarkii isolate CNS0578487 chromosome 5, FALCON_Pclarkii_2.0, whole genome shotgun sequence, the following are encoded in one genomic region:
- the LOC123751995 gene encoding DNA-directed RNA polymerase II subunit RPB1-like, with protein MATPLASDSRQTPPDSRQTPPDSPQTPPDSRQTPPDSPQTTPDSRQTPPDSPQTPPDSPQTPPDSPQTTPDSRQTPPDSPQTPPDSPQTPPDSPQTPPDSPQTPPDSHQTTPDSHQTTPDSHQTTPDSHQTTPDSHQTTPDSHQTPPDSPQTPPDSPQTPPDSHQTPPDSPQTTPDSPQTTPDSPQTPPDSPQTPPDSRQTPPDSPQTPPDSPQTTPDSPQTTPDSPQTPPDSPQTPPDSPQTPPDSPQTPPDSRQRTPDSPQTPPDSRQTPPDSRQTPPDSRQTPPDSRQTPPDSRQTPPDSRQTPPDSRQTPPDSRQTPPDSRQTTPDSPQTPADSP; from the exons ATGGCAACTCCTCTG GCTTCAGACTCGCGCCAAACGCCCCCAGACTCGCGCCAAACGCCCCCAGACTCGCCCCAAACGCCCCCAGACTCGCGCCAAACGCCCCCAGACTCGCCCCAAACGACCCCAGACTCGCGCCAAACGCCCCCAGACTCGCCCCAAACGCCCCCAGACTCGCCCCAAACGCCCCCAGACTCGCCCCAAACGACCCCAGACTCGCGCCAAACGCCCCCAGACTCGCCCCAAACGCCCCCAGACTCGCCCCAAACGCCCCCAGACTCGCCCCAAACGCCCCCAGACTCGCCCCAAACGCCCCCAGACTCGCACCAAACGACCCCAGACTCGCACCAAACGACCCCAGACTCGCACCAAACGACCCCAGACTCGCACCAAACGACCCCAGACTCGCACCAAACGACCCCAGACTCGCACCAAACGCCCCCAGACTCGCCCCAAACGCCCCCAGACTCGCCCCAAACGCCCCCAGACTCGCACCAAACGCCCCCAGACTCGCCCCAAACGACCCCAGACTCGCCCCAAACGACCCCAGACTCGCCCCAAACGCCCCCAGACTCGCCCCAAACGCCCCCAGACTCGCGCCAAACGCCCCCAGACTCGCCCCAAACGCCCCCAGACTCGCCCCAAACGACCCCAGACTCGCCCCAAACGACCCCAGACTCGCCCCAAACGCCCCCAGACTCGCCCCAAACGCCCCCAGACTCGCCCCAAACGCCCCCAGACTCGCCCCAAACGCCCCCAGACTCGCGCCAAAGGACCCCAGACTCGCCCCAAACGCCCCCAGACTCGCGCCAAACGCCCCCAGACTCGCGCCAAACGCCCCCAGACTCGCGCCAAACGCCCCCAGACTCGCGCCAAACGCCCCCAGACTCGCGCCAAACGCCCCCAGACTCGCGCCAAACGCCCCCAGACTCGCGCCAAACGCCCCCAGACTCGCGCCAAACGCCCCCAGACTCGCGCCAAACGACCCCAGACTCGCCCCAAACGCCCGCAGACTCCCCCTAA